Part of the Microbacterium immunditiarum genome is shown below.
GCTGCTGGAACACGAGCGACCGGTTCGACGCGTACCCGGTGCGCTCGCCGGCCCAGAACGGCGACGACGCCGACAGCGCCTGCAGGTGGGGGAGGTAGATCGACAGGGCGTTGATGATCGGGAAGACCTTCTTGACGTCGTCGACGCCGACGTGCACGTGGATGCCCCAGATCATCATGTTGCGACCCCACCACTGCGTGCGCTCGATGAGCTTGTGGTACCGCGTCTTGTCGGTGATGCCCTGCTTGTACCACTGCGCGAAGGGGTGGCTGCCCGCGCACAGGAGCTCGACCTCGAGGGGGTTGGTCACCGTGCGCACGGCCGCGATCGCATCCGCGATGTCGTCGACGGCGGCCGCCACGGTGGCGCCGATGCCGCTGGTGACCTCCACCGTGTTGGTGAGCAGCTCGCCGGTCACGGTGTAGCGCTCGTGCTGCGTGTGGTCCGCAAGCGCGTCGAGCACGTCGGGTGCGCGCGGAACGAGGTCGCCGGTCGTGCCGTCGGCGAGCATGAGCTCCCACTCCAGGCCGACCGACGATCTGGCGGATGTCGCGAAGGGCACCGTCATTTCCACATCTTGGCACGCGGATGTCGCGATTCGGGCGCTCCACGGCGGCCTTGACATCCTGGTGGGCGGGGTGTTCGCGGGTGCTCCTGCGGTCTGGTGGGCGGGGTGTTCGCGGGTGCTCCTGCGGTCTGGCAGAATAGAGGGCTGAACGTGACGCTCGACCCTCTATCCAGCGTCCGTCTCCCTCTGAGCTCCCGCCGGGTGTGCACCCCACGCTCCAGGCGACCGGTTCGCTTCGCTTCCGTTACCTTTCAGGAGAATCGTGGCTGTCAAGATTCGTCTCAAGCGCCTGGGCAAGATCCGCGCGCCCTACTACCGCATCGTCGTCGCCGACTCGCGCACCAAGCGCGACGGTCGTGTGATCGAGGAGATCGGCAAGTACCACCCCACCGAGGAGCCCTCGCTCATCGAGGTCGACTCCGACCGCGCCCAGTACTGGCTCTCCGTCGGCGCGCAGCCGACCGACCAGGTCCGCGCGCTTCTCAAGCTCACGGGCGACTGGGGCAAGTTCAAGGGTGACAAGGACGCCGTCTCGACGGTGAAGACCCGCGAGGGCAAGGCCGAGTTCCAGGTCGACGCCTCGAAGAAGTCGGTCATCCAGCCCAAGGCCGAGAAGAAGGCGGAGGCGCCCGCCGAGGCGACCGAGGCCGAGGCTGAGGCGCCCGCCGCCGACGCGACCGACGCCGAGTAATCCGTTGCTCGCCGCCGCGCTCGAACACGTCGTCAAGGGGATCGTCGATCACCCCGATGACGTGCGCATCACCTCGTCGACGTCGCCCCGTGGCGACGTGCTCGAAGTGCACGTGCACCCCGACGATCGTGGTCGCGTGATCGGGCGCGGCGGCCGCACGGCCAAAGCGCTGCGCACCCTCATCTCGGCTCTCGCAGACGGCCGGCGCGTGCGCGTCGACGTCGCCGACGACTGACGTGGCGGGCGCAGACTCGAAGGGCTCGAAGGGCTCACGCCCGGCCCGGGCCGGCAAGAAGCAGGGGCGTACGCAGTTGCGCGTCGGGCGGCTCGTCAAGGCGCATGGACTCAAAGGCGCCCTCAAGCTCGAGCTCTACACTGACGACCCCGAGGGTCGTTTCGCCCCCGGCGCGACATTCACGCTGCAGGTTCCCGAGTCGTCGCCGTGGCACGGCAGGACGCT
Proteins encoded:
- the rpsP gene encoding 30S ribosomal protein S16 encodes the protein MAVKIRLKRLGKIRAPYYRIVVADSRTKRDGRVIEEIGKYHPTEEPSLIEVDSDRAQYWLSVGAQPTDQVRALLKLTGDWGKFKGDKDAVSTVKTREGKAEFQVDASKKSVIQPKAEKKAEAPAEATEAEAEAPAADATDAE
- a CDS encoding RNA-binding protein yields the protein MLAAALEHVVKGIVDHPDDVRITSSTSPRGDVLEVHVHPDDRGRVIGRGGRTAKALRTLISALADGRRVRVDVADD